The Tolypothrix sp. PCC 7712 region GCGTACTTTCAGCAGTCTAATTCCTCAACTTGACTTTTGTGAGTAATTCTTCTTTAATGCGGTTGAGAATTGACGTTTCATCCAAAGTTGCCAAAATTTTACTAATTACTGCTTTTGGCCCATCAGGCCCCCATGTTGCGCCATTTGCTAAATAAGCTTTAGTAACTTGACCAATTCCGTAAGAAGAAACACCCGCTACCCCAGCTTGAGTTACTGCTACTGAAATATAAGGGCCGATAGCAGCACCAGCTGTAGCTGATGCAGAGATCCCCAGCAAAGTTTTTAATCCACTCAAACCTAAATTTGCCAATAGTTCGCTAGCGCCAATACCGCCCATACTCAGAGCAATTTTTTGCAGCAATTGCACAGCACCAGCTTCCGTCATCGGAATACCGTAGAGTTTCGATAAACCGACAATCAGCGAAATATCAATGACAATACTGCTGAGTATATCTACTACAGTAACCGGATTGAGAGCGATCGCTAATGCTTTTGTCATTACGGCTTTCCAAATTAGCGCATTGGCGTTCTGTTCCCGAATCATTAATTTACGCTGTACTAGTTGCTCGTTGACAACATCTGCATACAGCATCGTATTTAAAGCCACTAAAGCTTTACCTTCACGCTGCAAAATCTCTAAGATTTTTAACTTCAATTCGTCAACTTGAGCATTACCTGTACGCAACTGCACACCTCTGCTACCATCAGGGCGACGAACCGCTGTCTTGACTAATGGTGATGCTGCAGCCATAACAATTTCTAGAGGCGAGAGTAACTCTTTGACTCGCTCATCGCGAATTTTATGATAAATTGCCATCCGGTCTGCTTCTGGATATTGGTCTACTTTGTTAAACACCAAAATTATTGGTTTACCAGCTTCTCTTAGCTGCGAAAGGGCCTGGTGTTCTAACTTTGTCATATCCCCAGCAATCACAAACAAAATTAAATCTGCTTGTTTTGCTATCTGTTCAGCTAATACAGCGCGAGTTTCACCATCAATCTCATCTAATCCAGGCGTATCAATTAATTCCACCTGAGATTTACCAACGGCTGGTAAAGTGACTCTTAAAGCGCGTTCAGTTTCTCCGATTGCCTCCTCGTTAATACTCCAATTTACACGTTGTGCATCACGAGTCACGCCATGTAGGGGCCCTGTTTCAAATACACTTTGCCCGACTAAAGCATTGAGTAAAGAAGATTTACCACGCCCCACCATGCCAAAAGCAGCAATCTGCACCACCATGCGTTCCAATTTCCCCAGCATGGTATCTAAATCATTAATTTCCGCCTCTAAGCCCTGTTTTTCTTGGGGAGAGAGGTCAAGATTAGCTACCAAATTTTGTAACGCCGTTTGTGCCCTTTTATAGTTGAGTTCCGTTTGAATATCTTCAAAACTAAAAATGGCACTATCTAGTTCTTCCTCCCAGTTGGGTGAGTCGCTGTGATGAGGTTCGGGCAATATCGAAGTCATGTGAATTTTGAGATGTGAGATTTGGGATTTACCTCAGATCTGATCCTAGTTATTTTTAACCGTCTTTCACCATCCACACGAGAAAACTCAAAATAGTTTCAATCGGCGGTAGGGGATAATCTGTGAAATCAATTGTCACTGTTTGCCCTTCAAGCTTGAGAAATCGCCATTGGGTACCACTGCTGACAGTACCGTAAACTGCTGTCATAGATTGTCCTTTGGCTTCATTGAATTTTTGGGCAGCTACCATTTCTGCAATACATTGTCCCAGTCCGGATTTTAAATCTGATTTTTTCGCTTCAACGATGACAATTGCAGGTGCTTCCACTGTTAATTGTTCTGGAGAACGGCTGATTAAAAAATCACAGACACCGTTCAGCCCAATACTGGGATCAACGTTAAATTCTTCCCCAGAAAAGACGCTAATTGAGGAATTGAGGATGCGGCGTACTTCCAACAATATCGGATTAATAATTACTTCGGAACGGGCTTTTTCTGTATCGACGGCAATAGCCCAAGGTAAATCCTCTAAAATAGCTTGCAGTCTAAGGGAAGGATTTACAGATTCAATCGATTCGGGAAAAAAGCGCACTCCCTCTACAGTGTTCAGGTGAAAATCTTGTTTCACTTTTTCAATGGTAAATTGACTGTAGGGCATAAATACTCATTTTCTCAATTTACTGGATAGCCTGAGTTTATCTTCATTATTAAGCGATGAGGGCTGGGGGATTGAACATAAAATTTTTGTGATAAATACCCTGCTTTAAACCTTCCTGTGCCCAATACTCAACTCCTACAGAAAGGAGTGTCCGAAAAAGTAGTAAATTGAAAAATGCATCTAGTAGCGTTAGGAACTTGACTAAATCACCTGTGCGGAAAATCGTTATTGCCGGTAACTGGAAAATGTTCAAAACTCAGGCAGAGTCCGAAGAGTTTTTACGCGGATTTCTGCCTCACTTAGAGGACACACCCGAAGAACGCGAAGTCCTGCTGTGTCCTCCTTTCACTGACTTAAGTGCTTTATCAAAGTATTTACATGGTAGCCGTATCCAATTAGGCGCGCAAAATGTCCACTGGGAAGAAAATGGAGCCTACACTGGCGAAATTTCCGGCCCTATGTTGACAGAAATTGGCGTGCGCTTTGTAATTGTCGGTCATAGCGAAAGAAGACAATATTTTGGCGAAACAGACGCAACTGTTAATTTGCGGCTGAAAGCCGCTCAAAAGAGCGGTCTTACCCCCATTCTCTGTGTAGGCGAAACTAAAGAACAACGAGATGCTGGTCAAACAGAATCGT contains the following coding sequences:
- the tpiA gene encoding triose-phosphate isomerase; amino-acid sequence: MRKIVIAGNWKMFKTQAESEEFLRGFLPHLEDTPEEREVLLCPPFTDLSALSKYLHGSRIQLGAQNVHWEENGAYTGEISGPMLTEIGVRFVIVGHSERRQYFGETDATVNLRLKAAQKSGLTPILCVGETKEQRDAGQTESLIIGQLEKGLVNVDQDNLVIAYEPIWAIGTGDTCEVTEANRVIGLIRSQLTNANVSIQYGGSVKPNNIDEIMAQPEIDGVLVGGASLEPESFARIVNYN
- a CDS encoding GTP-binding protein; translation: MTSILPEPHHSDSPNWEEELDSAIFSFEDIQTELNYKRAQTALQNLVANLDLSPQEKQGLEAEINDLDTMLGKLERMVVQIAAFGMVGRGKSSLLNALVGQSVFETGPLHGVTRDAQRVNWSINEEAIGETERALRVTLPAVGKSQVELIDTPGLDEIDGETRAVLAEQIAKQADLILFVIAGDMTKLEHQALSQLREAGKPIILVFNKVDQYPEADRMAIYHKIRDERVKELLSPLEIVMAAASPLVKTAVRRPDGSRGVQLRTGNAQVDELKLKILEILQREGKALVALNTMLYADVVNEQLVQRKLMIREQNANALIWKAVMTKALAIALNPVTVVDILSSIVIDISLIVGLSKLYGIPMTEAGAVQLLQKIALSMGGIGASELLANLGLSGLKTLLGISASATAGAAIGPYISVAVTQAGVAGVSSYGIGQVTKAYLANGATWGPDGPKAVISKILATLDETSILNRIKEELLTKVKLRN